A stretch of Paenibacillus peoriae DNA encodes these proteins:
- the leuD gene encoding 3-isopropylmalate dehydratase small subunit: MQAFTTLKGIVAPVDRVNVDTDAIIPKQFLKRIERTGFGQFLFYEWRFDEEGNINPEFEPNKPRYAGASVLISRANFGCGSSREHAPWAIMDYGFRCVIAPSYADIFYNNCFKNGILPIKLSEEQVEELFQRTAQHDNYQLNVDLNEKTITDDYGLKIEFDLDEHRRQFLLQGLDDIGLTLQHESEILAYEQRRAAKQGA; encoded by the coding sequence ATGCAAGCTTTTACAACATTAAAAGGAATTGTAGCACCTGTGGATCGGGTGAACGTGGACACAGACGCTATTATTCCTAAGCAGTTTTTGAAACGAATTGAGCGTACGGGCTTTGGACAGTTTCTGTTCTACGAGTGGCGGTTTGATGAAGAAGGCAATATCAATCCTGAATTTGAACCGAACAAGCCTCGTTATGCAGGGGCGTCTGTGCTGATCTCTCGCGCTAACTTTGGCTGTGGCTCCTCACGTGAGCATGCACCGTGGGCGATTATGGACTATGGGTTTCGTTGCGTAATTGCTCCGTCTTATGCAGATATCTTCTATAATAACTGTTTTAAAAACGGTATATTGCCGATCAAGCTGTCTGAAGAGCAAGTAGAGGAATTGTTCCAGCGTACGGCGCAGCATGATAACTACCAACTGAACGTAGACCTGAATGAAAAAACAATCACAGACGACTATGGTCTGAAAATTGAATTCGATCTGGATGAACATCGCCGTCAGTTCCTGCTGCAAGGCTTGGACGATATTGGACTGACACTCCAGCATGAATCTGAAATTCTGGCGTATGAACAAAGACGCGCTGCGAAACAAGGCGCATAA
- a CDS encoding N-acetylmuramoyl-L-alanine amidase family protein produces MKKFGFLLLLFVFMWAVPGYGHAASSGTQIYLDDQQLSVPSGAKAQVIGGSTMVPLRVISENLGYDVTWKQQARTITIEKDSTLIRMIIGSKTATVNGSDISLDASPLLRSNYALVPLRFIGEQMGLDVKWDSSSKSVKLYTRSSGSGNGEFTPPKSGNNSTGTGSVTAPTNNANSGVTQVQGISFSQNRLTITTASAVKPKAFTMTGPDRVVVDLPATAFADNFGDQQKLDSSLNGSLDIENEADVSGIRYALFQKEPSTVRVVIDLKHAMNYTAYNDGSNRVIVDLASKDSVNTMPDATLPDGSQPDDTQTSPTNSNGKKVVVIDAGHGAKDSGAVGVSRKNYEKTFNLAMALKVESILKQNPKLEVVLTRSDDTFLELKQRVKVAENLNANVFVSIHANSSGSSASNGTETYYQRSASKAFANVMHKYFAPATGLTDRGIRYGNFHVIRETTMPAVLLEVGYLSNAKEEATLFDEDFQNRVAQGIADGITEYLDVK; encoded by the coding sequence ATGAAGAAATTTGGTTTTTTGTTGTTATTATTTGTCTTCATGTGGGCGGTTCCGGGTTATGGACATGCGGCTTCGAGTGGAACACAAATCTATCTCGACGATCAACAGTTAAGTGTCCCTAGTGGTGCTAAGGCACAAGTAATTGGCGGAAGTACAATGGTCCCGCTACGCGTAATTTCTGAAAATTTGGGATATGACGTGACATGGAAGCAGCAGGCGCGAACCATAACGATTGAGAAGGACAGTACCTTGATCCGAATGATAATCGGAAGTAAGACGGCGACTGTCAATGGAAGCGACATTAGTCTGGATGCTTCGCCTCTGCTGCGTTCCAATTATGCCCTTGTACCGCTTCGTTTTATCGGCGAGCAAATGGGACTGGACGTAAAATGGGACAGCAGCTCCAAGTCCGTAAAATTATATACCCGCAGTAGCGGGTCTGGAAACGGGGAATTTACACCTCCCAAGTCCGGAAATAACAGTACAGGTACTGGAAGTGTAACTGCACCAACGAATAATGCAAACTCAGGTGTTACACAGGTGCAGGGAATCAGTTTCAGCCAAAACCGTTTAACTATCACAACAGCCAGTGCCGTCAAGCCGAAAGCGTTTACGATGACAGGCCCTGATCGGGTAGTGGTGGATTTGCCAGCGACTGCGTTTGCTGACAATTTCGGAGACCAGCAAAAGCTGGATAGCAGCTTAAATGGTTCGCTGGACATTGAGAATGAAGCGGATGTGTCCGGTATCCGTTATGCTTTATTCCAAAAGGAACCTTCAACGGTGCGCGTTGTTATTGATTTGAAACATGCCATGAATTATACCGCATATAATGATGGCTCGAATCGTGTTATCGTCGATCTGGCTTCCAAAGATTCAGTGAATACCATGCCAGACGCAACGTTACCAGATGGCTCACAGCCGGATGACACACAGACATCACCAACGAACAGCAATGGTAAAAAGGTCGTTGTTATTGATGCTGGTCATGGAGCAAAAGATTCTGGAGCAGTTGGTGTTTCGAGAAAAAACTATGAAAAGACCTTCAACTTAGCGATGGCTCTGAAAGTAGAAAGCATATTAAAGCAGAACCCCAAACTTGAGGTTGTGCTGACACGCAGTGATGATACATTCTTGGAGCTTAAACAGCGCGTAAAAGTAGCTGAAAACCTTAATGCTAACGTGTTTGTGTCCATTCATGCTAACAGCAGCGGTAGCTCAGCTTCCAACGGTACAGAGACGTATTACCAGCGTAGTGCAAGCAAAGCGTTCGCCAACGTTATGCACAAGTACTTTGCACCTGCGACGGGCCTAACAGACCGCGGCATTCGTTATGGCAATTTCCATGTAATTCGGGAAACGACTATGCCAGCCGTATTGCTTGAAGTAGGATATCTGAGTAATGCAAAAGAGGAAGCCACACTGTTTGATGAAGATTTTCAAAACCGGGTAGCTCAAGGGATTGCAGATGGAATCACAGAGTATCTCGACGTAAAATAA
- the leuC gene encoding 3-isopropylmalate dehydratase large subunit, with translation MSKKTMFEKIWDNHVIYQEAGKPSILYIDLHLVHEVTSPQAFEGLRLSGRQVRRPELTFATMDHNVPTKDRYNITDPISKQQIDTLTQNCRDFGVTLYDLDTVDQGVVHVMGPELGLTHPGKTIVCGDSHTSTHGAFGALAFGIGTSEVEHVMATQCLQQAKAKTMEVRFVGTRKPGVTAKDMILGVIAKYGTDFATGYVIEYTGESIRELSMEERMTVCNMSIEGGARAGMIAPDETTFNYLRGRQHVAQGDAFEQAVAEWKELVTDEGAEFDVVLEFDVDALIPQVTWGTSPGMGTDISSTVPIPAELPTENERKAAEKALEYMDLKPGTPITDIAIDYVFIGSCTNGRIEDLRAAAEVAKGYKVSDKVTAIVVPGSGRVKIQAEEEGLDIIFKEAGFEWREAGCSMCLAMNPDVLQPGQRCASTSNRNFEGRQGRGGRTHLVSPAMAAAAAIHGHFVDVRDWKFKQEEVVR, from the coding sequence ATGAGTAAAAAGACTATGTTCGAGAAAATTTGGGATAACCATGTCATCTATCAGGAAGCAGGTAAGCCGAGTATTTTGTACATCGATCTTCACCTCGTACATGAGGTAACATCGCCACAGGCGTTTGAGGGATTACGTCTTAGCGGCCGTCAGGTACGTCGTCCAGAGCTTACGTTTGCAACGATGGATCATAACGTACCGACTAAGGACCGTTACAATATTACGGACCCGATTTCCAAGCAGCAAATTGATACATTAACTCAAAATTGCCGTGATTTCGGTGTCACACTGTATGATTTGGATACGGTGGATCAGGGTGTCGTTCACGTTATGGGGCCTGAACTTGGTCTGACTCATCCGGGCAAAACGATTGTTTGTGGTGATAGCCATACTTCCACACATGGGGCGTTCGGAGCACTCGCTTTTGGTATCGGAACCAGTGAGGTAGAGCACGTAATGGCAACACAATGTCTCCAGCAAGCCAAAGCCAAAACGATGGAAGTTCGCTTTGTAGGTACCCGCAAACCTGGTGTGACAGCAAAAGACATGATTTTGGGTGTCATCGCCAAATACGGTACAGATTTCGCTACAGGCTATGTTATTGAGTATACAGGTGAATCTATTCGCGAATTGAGCATGGAAGAGCGCATGACTGTGTGTAACATGTCCATAGAAGGCGGAGCCAGGGCAGGAATGATTGCACCGGACGAAACCACCTTCAACTACTTGCGTGGACGTCAACATGTAGCACAAGGAGACGCTTTCGAGCAAGCGGTTGCTGAGTGGAAAGAGCTTGTCACAGATGAAGGCGCTGAGTTTGATGTTGTGCTGGAGTTTGACGTAGATGCTTTGATTCCTCAAGTAACCTGGGGAACGAGCCCGGGTATGGGTACAGATATTTCCTCAACCGTACCGATTCCGGCAGAACTGCCAACCGAAAACGAACGTAAAGCGGCTGAGAAAGCGCTTGAATATATGGATTTGAAGCCAGGTACTCCGATCACGGATATTGCGATTGATTATGTGTTTATCGGCTCGTGCACTAATGGGCGGATTGAAGATTTGCGTGCAGCCGCTGAGGTTGCCAAAGGCTACAAGGTTTCTGACAAAGTAACGGCCATCGTCGTACCAGGTTCGGGACGTGTGAAAATTCAGGCTGAAGAAGAAGGACTGGACATCATTTTTAAAGAAGCAGGATTTGAGTGGCGTGAAGCAGGATGCAGTATGTGTCTTGCGATGAATCCAGACGTGCTGCAACCGGGACAGCGTTGTGCTTCGACTTCTAATCGTAACTTTGAAGGTCGTCAGGGACGCGGAGGACGGACTCATCTGGTATCTCCAGCAATGGCAGCCGCTGCGGCGATTCATGGGCATTTTGTTGATGTACGGGATTGGAAATTCAAGCAGGAAGAAGTAGTCCGCTAG
- a CDS encoding N-acetylmuramoyl-L-alanine amidase family protein — protein sequence MKKYGWVILAAILIWLWPSSPHVNAAGADLFLDGKRVEAPADAKPEMVNGKIMVPLRVVGEQLGYQFKWEPQSYKISIQKNSTDMSMYVGRTSADVNGKTVSLDAPPVLRGSSTMVPLRFVGEQMGLKVDWNNKSKSVNLSQKAATQQANKQSQSQPSSQTSTRSTTSTNKTSSATATTINPVEADKHTEAASSPTKQQNTEQTAANALIVKNITFEGETLRISLNKDVTPKVSKMTGNDRIVVDLPGASLATDFLQPFPIRTDGTRALTNSDSEDVQEIRFAPADGRDGGVRIVIALNQTHDYDLSTNGLGDITLQLRERSVNSAVVTPTNVEGRRIVVIDPGHGGKDPGAGSVTGRHEKEFALTVALKVEQLLQNDPDIQIILTRNGDTYPTLDERPQLANNQQASVFVSIHGNSMPVSNNGKANGSETYYARQESLSLATIMHKHLVAATEFKDNGIKVANHVVTRKSQMPAVLLECGYLSNISNEAAMFTEETQERIAEGIVDGLKEYLGTAGTAATEPLN from the coding sequence ATGAAGAAATATGGTTGGGTGATACTAGCGGCTATCTTGATTTGGTTGTGGCCGTCCTCCCCTCATGTGAACGCGGCTGGAGCAGATTTGTTTTTAGATGGCAAAAGGGTGGAAGCGCCTGCAGATGCCAAGCCTGAAATGGTCAATGGAAAAATCATGGTACCGCTAAGGGTGGTTGGGGAGCAGCTTGGATATCAATTCAAGTGGGAACCACAATCCTATAAAATCTCAATTCAAAAAAATAGTACCGATATGTCTATGTATGTAGGCCGTACATCGGCTGATGTGAATGGAAAAACAGTTAGTCTGGATGCACCTCCTGTGCTTCGGGGCAGCTCAACCATGGTTCCATTACGTTTTGTTGGGGAGCAAATGGGACTAAAAGTAGATTGGAATAATAAAAGTAAATCCGTAAATCTCAGTCAAAAGGCTGCAACTCAACAAGCAAATAAACAGTCACAATCCCAACCATCGTCGCAAACGTCAACACGGAGTACAACAAGCACCAATAAAACGTCTTCAGCAACAGCGACGACAATAAACCCAGTTGAAGCAGATAAGCATACTGAAGCTGCATCTTCACCAACCAAGCAGCAAAATACAGAACAGACCGCAGCAAATGCGTTGATTGTAAAAAATATTACTTTTGAGGGTGAAACGTTAAGGATTTCTCTGAATAAAGATGTTACCCCTAAAGTATCCAAAATGACGGGGAATGATCGTATTGTTGTAGATTTACCAGGGGCTTCACTGGCGACTGATTTTCTTCAGCCGTTCCCGATTCGCACCGATGGCACGCGGGCGTTGACGAATAGTGACAGTGAGGATGTGCAGGAAATTAGATTTGCTCCCGCAGATGGACGAGATGGGGGCGTACGCATTGTCATTGCTTTAAATCAGACACATGATTACGATCTTTCAACCAATGGCCTAGGTGATATCACCCTTCAATTGCGTGAGCGTAGTGTGAATTCAGCAGTGGTAACACCAACGAATGTCGAAGGACGGCGAATCGTCGTAATTGATCCCGGACATGGTGGCAAGGACCCTGGGGCAGGTAGTGTGACTGGGCGACATGAAAAGGAATTTGCATTGACGGTAGCGTTAAAGGTCGAGCAGCTTCTGCAAAATGATCCCGATATCCAAATCATATTGACTCGTAATGGAGATACGTATCCCACGCTGGATGAACGACCACAGCTCGCTAATAATCAGCAGGCTAGCGTGTTTGTTTCCATTCATGGTAACAGTATGCCAGTTTCTAATAACGGAAAAGCTAATGGGTCAGAAACCTATTATGCACGTCAGGAAAGTTTGAGCCTGGCCACGATCATGCACAAGCATCTTGTAGCAGCAACCGAGTTCAAGGATAACGGCATTAAAGTGGCAAACCATGTGGTGACGAGAAAATCACAAATGCCTGCAGTATTGCTGGAGTGTGGCTACCTTAGTAATATATCTAATGAAGCAGCCATGTTCACAGAAGAAACACAAGAGAGGATCGCTGAAGGTATTGTCGATGGGTTGAAGGAGTATCTCGGAACAGCAGGCACAGCAGCAACGGAACCACTTAACTAA